The genomic stretch GGATATTAGCGCCGCCCAGGGAAGAACGATTCTCAAACAAAATTGCCAACCCTAAACCAGCCAACCCGCCGCCCAGTGTAGCTCCGATCCAGGGAGCTACGGCAAAACCGTTAAACAGCCAATGCTCCAGTCCTCCGGTAATGCCAGACAGAAGCGTAACAGCAGCAAAGGTTGCCAGCGTAAAATTCCAGCCCATTCTTAGTACCGCGAAGGTATAGAAAGGAATATTAATCACAAAAAATGCGGGAGAAAAGGGAATTCCCAGCAAGTACGACAAGCTCAAGGAAAGCCCTGCCGTACCGCCAATGACCAGATGTGCATGGGCTAACAACAAGGTTCCGATTCCGGTAAGCAAACAACCCAATATAATATTAATTACTCGATTCACTATTTCAGTCCCCTTATTCGCAGTCAAACCGCTTTATCAGTTATGAAATACATGATAGAATAATATTGTCTGTTTTAACATACTAAAGTGAAAGAAATAAACCTTTCCGGTTATCACTTTGCATAAAAATAAATAATATTTTATCCATTTTAGAAAGGATGTCTTTATGGATGTTTTAGATGTTCGTCTGTTGAAACTTTTGCAGGTGGATGGGCGCATGACGGTCAGTCAATTGTCACAGGAGCTGGCCTTGAGCCGCCCCAGCGTCTCAGAGCGGCTGCACCGCCTGCAGGAACAGGGCGTCATCGCCGGCTTTACCGCCCGGGTTACTCCGGCTGCCGTAGGGCGTACCATTCTTTTGTTTATTCAGGTCAGCCAGCTCCGCATGAATCCCCACGAATTTGAGAAATTCATTGAAGACCAGCCCTACATCCTGGAATGCCACCGGGTAACCGGCACCGTCAGTTATTTCATCAAGGCGGCCGTAGCTAACATGAACAGCCTGCAGCAATTGGTCGACCGCCTGATTGCCCTAGGCACCGTTAACACTTCCATTGTACTGTCGTCACCTATTTCTCACCGCATTGTCCTGCCGGAAGGCAATTAGAGATTCCCCATATTATAAAGAAACTCTGACCGGCTGCCATACGGTATGGTCAATCATCAGCCCCAGAATGTCCCGGGTAATAACCTGCAGCAGGAAGAAGTCAGGCAACGGCTGCCGGTCAGTATAGGTTAAGCGAACTACCACATCATTGGGAAAACGCAGGATATCGCCCTCTGCCAAATCAGATTCGGCTGTGCTGAAACTAAACGCCTTACGCTGCCGCCATACTCCCTGTCGCTCCCGTCCGAACGTAATAAGCGAAACCTGATAAGTATGCTGCCTTTCCGAATAATCGGGAATATGAAACCGTAGCCAAAGGCGGTTTCCCTGCACCAAGCCACCGACGGCGGCTATTTTTGCTCTGCCTTCGATCGCGCCAAGCCAATTAACACCGCGGGAAGCAATTAAAAAGGACGGCTTGTTAAGCCAGGTATTCAAACTGGTGGCATCCAGTACCGGCTCACTATTGATTTCCGGTATGCTGCTGCGGCCAAACAATTCATTAGAACGGATAAAACTCAAAAGCAAGCTCGACATAACCGGCACCTGAAGCTGGCTTGTATACGCCTTGACCGCCTGTTCCTTAACCGTCATCGCTTGTGTCGACAAAGCCTGCACTTGCCATTCTGTTTCCCGATTTTCATAAAGTGGCCGTGGTGGCAACAAGGCTGCCCCCGGACGATAGCCGTGGGGAATAGGAAAATCACCCCGGTGAACCAGATAAGTGTCCAGTCTGGCGGCTGACGAAAGCTCCCCGCTGCCTTGTAAATGCATAAAGGCTGTGGCCGCAAACGCCCAAACCGCAGCGTGATCGGCATGTTCGTCAGCGGGATGTGGTGCCATAATTAACGTAGGTTTAAAAGAACGCATCAGTTGTTCCAGGCCAGACAGTACATTTTCACCGGCATAGGCCACCTTTTGCTGATAGCTATTGTCATACGGAGTGTACTCCGTATCGGTATAGCGGGAATGATATGGCCGGTTGCTATCCCAATAATCCAGCCACAGGGCATTCAAGCCTCTGTCGGGATAACCAAAAAAAGTGATCT from Propionispora hippei DSM 15287 encodes the following:
- a CDS encoding Lrp/AsnC family transcriptional regulator — encoded protein: MDVLDVRLLKLLQVDGRMTVSQLSQELALSRPSVSERLHRLQEQGVIAGFTARVTPAAVGRTILLFIQVSQLRMNPHEFEKFIEDQPYILECHRVTGTVSYFIKAAVANMNSLQQLVDRLIALGTVNTSIVLSSPISHRIVLPEGN
- a CDS encoding YitT family protein translates to MNRVINIILGCLLTGIGTLLLAHAHLVIGGTAGLSLSLSYLLGIPFSPAFFVINIPFYTFAVLRMGWNFTLATFAAVTLLSGITGGLEHWLFNGFAVAPWIGATLGGGLAGLGLAILFENRSSLGGANILALYLEKKFNWNPGYTNCVFDSIVVLSGVYAAGLLRGLYSVLAVIVISSVIGYCKSRSAKRAQVLSTAVES
- a CDS encoding PIG-L deacetylase family protein, whose product is MRRAYIAKLLMIGLVLAFLIAGTGYGYFYYQEKPEPSLQLSSFPAVQKQTRLLVIAPHCDDETLGCAGLIQAVLQAGGAVQVVVVTNGDGFTFAVERQFHRLFLKADDYVESGYVRQKETVHALAYLGLQPEQITFFGYPDRGLNALWLDYWDSNRPYHSRYTDTEYTPYDNSYQQKVAYAGENVLSGLEQLMRSFKPTLIMAPHPADEHADHAAVWAFAATAFMHLQGSGELSSAARLDTYLVHRGDFPIPHGYRPGAALLPPRPLYENRETEWQVQALSTQAMTVKEQAVKAYTSQLQVPVMSSLLLSFIRSNELFGRSSIPEINSEPVLDATSLNTWLNKPSFLIASRGVNWLGAIEGRAKIAAVGGLVQGNRLWLRFHIPDYSERQHTYQVSLITFGRERQGVWRQRKAFSFSTAESDLAEGDILRFPNDVVVRLTYTDRQPLPDFFLLQVITRDILGLMIDHTVWQPVRVSL